A section of the Bacillus pumilus genome encodes:
- a CDS encoding alpha/beta hydrolase family protein, whose translation MIVEKRRFPSPHPQIHLFTVTYEVDGLRIKGLLAEPAGEGHYDGFLYLRGGIKNVGMVRPGRIVQFAAQGFVVFAPFYRGNQGGEGNEDFAGEDRKDAFAAFQLLKHHKKVKQDRIHIFGFSRGGIMGIWTAVEMKQEAASFVTWGGVSDMKLTYEERVDMRRMMKRVIGGPPHKVPEAYEDRTPLNDVDKIEAPVLIIHGEEDQNVSIEHAYLLEDALRQHGKSVETWYFHGRNHYFPPQHNREIVRRLTTWMLSRKSENVVK comes from the coding sequence GTGATTGTGGAAAAAAGAAGGTTTCCGTCCCCCCATCCGCAGATTCACTTATTTACAGTGACCTATGAGGTAGATGGACTTCGGATCAAAGGGCTGCTTGCTGAACCTGCCGGAGAAGGTCATTATGACGGCTTTTTGTATTTAAGAGGCGGCATAAAAAATGTGGGAATGGTGAGACCAGGCCGAATTGTGCAATTTGCCGCGCAGGGATTTGTCGTATTTGCCCCTTTTTACCGAGGAAATCAAGGAGGCGAAGGGAACGAAGACTTTGCTGGAGAGGACCGGAAAGATGCTTTTGCTGCCTTTCAATTGTTAAAGCATCACAAAAAGGTGAAGCAGGATCGTATTCATATCTTTGGTTTTTCGCGCGGAGGCATTATGGGCATTTGGACTGCTGTCGAAATGAAACAAGAGGCGGCCTCCTTTGTGACATGGGGAGGCGTTAGTGATATGAAGCTTACCTATGAAGAGCGTGTGGATATGAGAAGGATGATGAAACGTGTGATTGGCGGTCCCCCGCATAAGGTGCCAGAGGCCTATGAGGACAGAACGCCTTTAAATGATGTGGACAAAATTGAAGCGCCTGTTCTGATCATCCACGGAGAAGAGGATCAAAATGTATCCATTGAGCATGCGTATTTATTAGAAGATGCGCTGCGCCAGCACGGGAAGTCAGTGGAGACTTGGTATTTCCATGGGCGCAACCATTATTTTCCACCCCAGCATAATCGCGAAATTGTCAGAAGGCTGACGACGTGGATGCTCAGCCGGAAAAGCGAAAATGTGGTAAAATAA
- a CDS encoding ABC transporter permease — MEKRITRIYQLIIFASFFSLWELASHFRFIDPLIFSSPSAVCQLFVQKIQDGSLMNHMSITLFETVLGFLLGTFCGILLAAALWWSTRLANVLDPYLVILNAMPKVALAPILIVALGPGMISIVAMGAIISVIITTIVIYTAFQEVDENYLKVMKTFGARKSVVFREVILPASIPTMISAIKVNVGLSWVGVIVGEFLVSSKGLGYMIIYGFQVFNFTLVFLSLFIIAVFATIMYQLVEWLERRFLQK, encoded by the coding sequence ATGGAAAAACGGATCACACGTATCTATCAGCTCATCATATTCGCCAGCTTCTTTTCACTTTGGGAACTTGCTAGTCATTTCAGGTTCATTGATCCGCTTATTTTCAGTTCACCATCAGCGGTCTGCCAATTGTTTGTGCAAAAAATTCAAGATGGTTCTTTAATGAATCATATGAGTATTACATTATTTGAAACGGTACTCGGTTTTCTACTTGGTACCTTTTGCGGCATTTTGCTCGCCGCCGCCTTATGGTGGTCCACCCGATTAGCAAACGTTCTTGACCCTTATTTAGTCATTTTAAATGCCATGCCAAAAGTGGCCCTCGCCCCCATTTTAATTGTTGCCCTTGGACCTGGTATGATCAGCATCGTCGCCATGGGTGCGATCATTAGTGTGATCATAACGACGATCGTCATTTACACTGCCTTTCAAGAGGTCGATGAGAATTATTTAAAGGTGATGAAAACCTTTGGTGCGAGAAAAAGCGTTGTCTTTCGAGAGGTCATTTTGCCAGCTAGTATTCCAACGATGATTTCTGCCATTAAAGTGAATGTAGGTCTTTCTTGGGTTGGGGTCATTGTAGGAGAATTTCTTGTATCCTCAAAAGGGCTCGGCTACATGATCATTTACGGCTTTCAAGTCTTCAACTTTACACTCGTGTTCTTAAGTCTTTTTATTATTGCCGTGTTTGCGACCATCATGTACCAGCTTGTGGAATGGCTCGAACGCCGTTTTCTCCAAAAATAA
- a CDS encoding glycosyltransferase: MALFLTVISVLLLCQFLFTIWNMKQFPVLKPASFSSDEPISLSILIPARNEEKRIEACLQSIVDQRLFPKEVIVLDDHSTDQTRAVVERFSQTYPWIHVQSGQALKQGWLGKSYACSQLAEAAASDWLFFLDADVRLKRGAIEAVYEQLCAQKTGMLSGFPEQKTGTFFEHLVVPMMMFTIGCHLPVKWVRKSKNPAFAAAHGGFIAIEKNCYHDIGGHEAIKDSLVDDMALARRVKEQGFPFTLASIHPFVYMRMYESGQEVWEGYRKNLFPGVNRSIALLSSVFCLYTLLYLAPIICLMVALLKLDVLSICLAILCYGLGVSIKAAIDIENGRTSAMAFLLPVSILSLIAIGFASMKIGLKKEGYEWKGRRYE; encoded by the coding sequence ATGGCGCTCTTCTTAACTGTGATCAGCGTGCTCCTGCTTTGCCAGTTTCTATTCACGATATGGAATATGAAGCAGTTTCCCGTGTTAAAGCCCGCTTCTTTTTCATCAGACGAACCCATTTCGTTATCGATCCTGATTCCGGCTAGAAATGAGGAGAAACGGATAGAAGCCTGTCTTCAGTCGATCGTTGATCAGCGTCTTTTTCCGAAAGAGGTAATTGTACTTGATGATCATTCGACCGATCAGACAAGAGCGGTTGTGGAGCGATTCTCACAAACATATCCATGGATTCATGTGCAGTCAGGTCAGGCATTAAAGCAAGGGTGGCTAGGAAAATCATATGCTTGTTCTCAGCTTGCTGAAGCAGCGGCTTCTGATTGGCTATTCTTTTTAGATGCGGATGTCCGGTTGAAACGGGGAGCAATAGAAGCTGTGTACGAGCAGTTATGCGCGCAAAAAACCGGCATGCTGTCAGGCTTCCCAGAGCAAAAAACCGGCACTTTCTTTGAGCATCTTGTCGTTCCCATGATGATGTTTACCATTGGTTGTCATCTGCCTGTGAAGTGGGTCAGAAAATCAAAGAATCCGGCTTTTGCCGCCGCGCATGGAGGATTTATTGCCATTGAAAAGAATTGCTATCACGACATCGGCGGACATGAAGCGATTAAGGATTCGCTAGTGGATGATATGGCATTGGCTAGACGGGTGAAGGAACAAGGGTTTCCGTTCACTCTTGCAAGCATTCATCCGTTTGTGTATATGAGAATGTATGAGAGTGGCCAAGAGGTATGGGAAGGTTACAGGAAAAACTTGTTTCCAGGTGTCAATCGAAGCATTGCTTTGTTAAGCAGTGTCTTTTGTTTATACACCCTGCTTTATTTGGCACCAATCATTTGCTTGATGGTGGCTTTGTTAAAGCTGGATGTGCTTAGTATATGCTTAGCCATTCTTTGCTACGGACTAGGTGTGTCGATCAAAGCGGCAATTGATATTGAGAACGGAAGAACTTCTGCAATGGCCTTTTTATTACCGGTCAGCATTTTGAGTCTGATCGCCATTGGCTTTGCTTCTATGAAAATCGGTCTGAAAAAAGAAGGGTATGAATGGAAAGGGAGAAGGTACGAATGA
- the ytkD gene encoding RNA deprotection pyrophosphohydrolase has product MHVFKDYYHNTVKLSFEEKPFSSHPKHVWAICRYQGKWLLTEHEDRGYEFPGGKVEPNEEADQAAIREIQEETGAVVRELTYIGQYQVLGREKVIVKNIYFADIERLEKQDTYFETKGPVLFADLPRSIAKNKNFSFIMKDDVLRQSLAYLEKNGLIR; this is encoded by the coding sequence ATGCATGTATTTAAAGATTATTATCATAATACGGTCAAGCTCTCCTTTGAAGAGAAGCCTTTTTCAAGTCATCCAAAGCATGTTTGGGCCATCTGCCGTTATCAGGGGAAATGGCTGCTCACAGAACATGAGGATCGGGGCTATGAGTTTCCAGGAGGGAAAGTTGAGCCAAATGAAGAAGCAGACCAAGCCGCTATACGTGAGATTCAAGAAGAGACGGGTGCTGTTGTTCGTGAATTAACGTATATTGGCCAATATCAGGTGCTAGGTAGAGAAAAGGTCATCGTAAAAAATATTTATTTCGCTGATATTGAAAGGCTCGAGAAGCAAGACACGTATTTTGAAACGAAAGGACCTGTTCTTTTCGCAGACTTGCCAAGGTCCATCGCAAAAAATAAGAATTTCAGTTTTATTATGAAAGATGATGTGTTAAGACAAAGTCTAGCTTATTTAGAAAAGAACGGTTTGATTCGTTAA
- a CDS encoding ABC transporter substrate-binding protein, producing the protein MNRSIKVRLAFIVVVLLFIPFVACKKEQEQTVQVAEVTHSVFYAPLYVALSEGFFKEEGLEVELKTTWGGDKTMTALLSGGADIALTGSESSIYVEAQDTKDSVMNFAQLTQTDGTFLVSREKVNQFSWDQLKGKDFLGQRKGGMPQMVGEYVLKKEGIDVKKDLRMIQNIDFANISGAFSSGTGDFVQLFEPTASLLEKEGKGYITASFGEASGKVPYTTFMAKKSYLEENKESAEAFTRAIYKAQKWVEAKQPEEIAKAIQSHFPDTDLDVLSTAIKRYKQQDSFATDPLLNEEEWNKLQEIMKESGELPEFIPYKQLVDSSIAKKVTDHK; encoded by the coding sequence TTGAATCGTTCCATCAAAGTCAGACTGGCATTCATCGTCGTCGTCCTGCTCTTTATTCCATTTGTCGCCTGTAAAAAAGAACAGGAGCAGACCGTACAAGTAGCCGAGGTGACCCATTCGGTCTTTTATGCTCCGCTTTATGTCGCACTATCTGAGGGTTTCTTCAAAGAAGAAGGCCTGGAGGTTGAACTGAAAACCACTTGGGGCGGCGATAAAACGATGACAGCTCTCTTATCAGGCGGTGCTGATATCGCCCTGACCGGCTCTGAATCCTCTATCTATGTAGAGGCTCAAGACACAAAGGATTCTGTCATGAACTTTGCACAGCTGACACAAACAGACGGCACATTTCTTGTTTCAAGGGAGAAAGTAAACCAATTCTCTTGGGATCAATTAAAAGGAAAAGACTTCTTAGGACAGCGGAAAGGCGGCATGCCGCAAATGGTCGGTGAATATGTCTTGAAAAAAGAAGGCATTGATGTGAAAAAGGATCTTCGTATGATTCAAAATATTGATTTTGCCAACATTTCAGGTGCGTTCTCCTCTGGAACTGGCGATTTTGTGCAGTTATTCGAACCGACCGCTTCCTTACTCGAAAAAGAAGGTAAAGGGTACATTACCGCCTCCTTTGGAGAAGCTTCTGGCAAGGTGCCATATACCACCTTCATGGCAAAGAAGAGTTACTTAGAGGAAAACAAAGAGAGCGCTGAAGCCTTCACCCGCGCCATTTACAAAGCGCAGAAGTGGGTAGAAGCCAAACAGCCTGAGGAGATCGCAAAGGCCATTCAATCTCATTTTCCTGATACAGATCTTGATGTCTTATCAACTGCGATCAAACGCTATAAACAGCAAGATTCCTTTGCAACAGATCCCCTTTTGAATGAAGAGGAATGGAACAAATTGCAGGAAATCATGAAGGAAAGCGGTGAATTGCCGGAATTTATCCCGTACAAACAACTTGTCGATTCCTCCATTGCAAAGAAGGTCACAGATCACAAATAG
- a CDS encoding ABC transporter ATP-binding protein produces MSFLQIDHVTHTYFSLKEKTTAIQHINLEIDQGEFISFIGPSGCGKTTLLSIIAGITPPSEGRILIEGKEPNQQEHQIGYMLQQDYLFPWKTIKENVILGLKIAKQDSHESVSAALDLLPKLGLHEVEEKYPKELSGGMRQRAALARTLAVDPGLLLLDEPFSALDYQTKLTLEDLVFDTLKNYQKTAVLVTHDIGEAIAMSDRIFLFSKHPGSIQRIFPVPDDIRALSPFEARQTPHFQELFQTIWKELKTVETQ; encoded by the coding sequence ATGTCTTTCCTTCAAATTGACCATGTGACCCATACGTACTTCTCTTTAAAAGAAAAAACAACGGCTATACAGCACATCAATTTGGAGATAGACCAAGGTGAATTCATCTCATTTATTGGTCCCAGCGGCTGCGGAAAAACCACCTTGCTGTCTATCATCGCAGGAATCACACCGCCTTCTGAAGGTCGAATTTTAATCGAAGGAAAAGAACCCAATCAACAGGAGCATCAAATCGGCTATATGCTCCAGCAAGATTATTTGTTTCCTTGGAAGACCATTAAGGAAAATGTGATCCTCGGGTTAAAAATTGCGAAACAAGATTCACATGAGTCCGTCTCAGCTGCCCTTGATTTACTACCTAAGCTTGGACTACATGAAGTAGAGGAAAAATATCCGAAGGAGCTGTCTGGCGGAATGAGGCAGCGTGCGGCTCTCGCCCGAACGCTTGCAGTTGATCCCGGTCTGCTTTTACTTGATGAGCCATTTTCAGCGCTAGACTATCAAACAAAACTCACATTAGAAGATCTCGTCTTTGACACATTAAAAAACTATCAAAAAACAGCAGTCCTTGTAACACATGACATCGGTGAAGCCATTGCGATGAGTGACCGCATATTCTTATTCTCAAAACACCCAGGCTCTATCCAGCGAATCTTTCCCGTTCCAGACGACATAAGGGCTCTCTCTCCTTTTGAAGCGAGACAGACCCCGCATTTCCAAGAGCTCTTTCAAACGATTTGGAAGGAGCTGAAAACAGTTGAAACACAGTGA
- a CDS encoding DUF2584 domain-containing protein, which produces MGMPVEFNTMIVTKGKETRIEENVFELMKEGYRIYPLNIPLEVRKTKDGEKTGTAHVEKLELTDNVTKVTYRLVSLHSTN; this is translated from the coding sequence ATGGGAATGCCTGTTGAATTTAATACAATGATTGTCACGAAGGGAAAAGAGACAAGAATTGAAGAGAATGTATTTGAACTCATGAAGGAAGGATACCGCATTTATCCATTAAATATTCCGCTTGAGGTGCGTAAAACGAAAGACGGAGAAAAAACAGGGACAGCACATGTTGAAAAGCTGGAGCTTACAGACAATGTGACTAAGGTCACTTATCGTCTCGTATCATTACATTCAACAAACTAA
- a CDS encoding carotenoid biosynthesis protein: MYRLSWVFVGWYLVGLILMVFFEVPAWLQFANGIFLVLYACCVIEIGRQIYGSWGFVIKRAAIVGVLTFTVEWIGITTGFPFGAYDYYPTLGFLVAGVPLTIAFAWVGVFLNSLFLSSQQSKWRRAIETGIWIVLLDLILDPVAAERKFWVWYDGGGFYGIPFENFVSWGMIGAGLSFLFPLVSIDQKALSWTSRIYQAMVFFFGLLALKGGLDVIFYLALIIVILCEGRVRFERKRQKSIV, translated from the coding sequence GTGTATAGATTGAGTTGGGTTTTTGTTGGATGGTATTTAGTAGGTCTGATCTTAATGGTCTTTTTTGAAGTGCCAGCATGGCTTCAGTTTGCAAACGGAATCTTTCTTGTGCTGTATGCTTGCTGCGTCATCGAGATCGGGCGACAGATTTATGGCTCATGGGGATTTGTCATCAAAAGGGCAGCCATTGTCGGGGTGCTTACATTTACAGTCGAGTGGATAGGGATCACAACGGGGTTCCCATTTGGGGCCTATGACTATTATCCGACGTTAGGTTTTTTAGTGGCGGGGGTGCCATTAACCATTGCGTTTGCATGGGTTGGCGTGTTTTTAAATAGCCTTTTTTTATCCAGTCAGCAGTCAAAGTGGAGACGAGCCATCGAAACGGGGATATGGATTGTGTTGCTTGACCTTATTTTAGATCCAGTAGCAGCAGAGCGGAAGTTTTGGGTGTGGTATGACGGCGGCGGGTTTTATGGTATTCCTTTTGAGAATTTTGTGAGCTGGGGTATGATTGGAGCAGGACTTTCATTTCTTTTCCCGCTTGTCTCAATTGATCAAAAGGCACTCAGCTGGACGAGTCGTATTTATCAGGCGATGGTGTTCTTTTTTGGTCTTCTGGCATTAAAGGGTGGACTCGATGTCATTTTTTATTTAGCACTCATCATTGTCATTTTGTGTGAAGGAAGGGTTCGATTTGAAAGAAAGCGACAAAAGTCGATCGTTTAG
- a CDS encoding phytoene desaturase family protein — MKKVIIIGGGLGGLSAAIRLQSRGVQVTILEKEAALGGKLQRHQEAGYSFDLGPSTITMKSYFEEVFASCHRRMEDYVTFYPISPLTKNVFSDGHTVEFTPNIEQMESQIAAFSPEDAKQYRPFLQESKMLFEQAEDQFLNRLLLTWKDKANVKLVKALLSVKPFTTVQRLLRKYFRHPHTLAMFGRYATYIGSSPYEAPAIFNMMAYLEGEKGIYGIKGGTYRLVEAFETLAKELGVQIHLNEQVNKIHVKDRRITGVETAHQMYEADQVIAGADALTVYRHLIDEKDRPSFLNQKLATIEPSLSGFVLLLGVPKVYEQLSHHNVFFPENYEQEFKDIFQQKQLPQDPALYICYSGHSEPALSGGPGRSNLFVLANAPYVTKEQDWDMLKETYQQHMKTKLKEKGLFDIDQVTEYEAVQTPLDLQQKTGAFHGAIYGMSSNSFKQAFFRINNQSKDIEGLWFVGGTSHPGGGTPMVTKSGQLVAEAIIKQLT, encoded by the coding sequence ATGAAAAAAGTGATCATCATCGGTGGCGGGCTGGGCGGATTATCAGCAGCGATCCGTTTACAATCACGCGGGGTTCAGGTCACCATATTAGAAAAAGAAGCGGCTTTAGGCGGGAAATTGCAGCGCCATCAGGAGGCTGGCTACTCTTTTGATTTAGGACCGAGTACCATTACAATGAAGTCGTACTTTGAGGAAGTATTTGCTTCCTGTCATAGACGGATGGAGGATTACGTGACATTTTATCCGATTTCTCCTCTGACCAAAAATGTTTTTTCAGATGGACATACGGTTGAATTTACGCCCAATATCGAGCAGATGGAATCACAAATTGCAGCATTCAGTCCTGAAGATGCAAAGCAATACCGTCCATTTTTACAGGAATCAAAGATGCTTTTTGAACAGGCTGAGGATCAGTTTTTAAATCGTTTGTTACTGACGTGGAAGGATAAGGCGAATGTAAAACTCGTGAAAGCCCTTCTCTCTGTCAAACCGTTTACAACCGTTCAACGCTTGCTCCGAAAATATTTCCGTCATCCTCATACACTGGCGATGTTCGGACGGTATGCGACATACATCGGCTCTTCTCCCTATGAGGCACCGGCTATTTTTAATATGATGGCGTATTTAGAAGGAGAGAAAGGGATTTATGGCATAAAGGGCGGTACATATCGTTTAGTTGAAGCATTTGAGACTTTGGCAAAGGAATTAGGTGTACAGATTCATCTGAATGAACAAGTCAACAAGATTCATGTGAAGGACCGGCGAATTACAGGAGTAGAAACGGCTCACCAGATGTATGAAGCTGATCAAGTTATTGCAGGAGCGGACGCGCTGACTGTCTACCGCCATCTGATTGATGAAAAAGACCGCCCAAGCTTTTTAAATCAAAAGCTTGCTACTATTGAACCGTCATTATCTGGCTTTGTTCTCTTATTAGGTGTACCTAAGGTCTATGAACAGCTGTCCCATCACAATGTGTTTTTCCCAGAGAATTATGAGCAAGAATTCAAGGATATTTTTCAACAAAAACAACTGCCTCAAGATCCGGCGCTCTACATATGTTATTCAGGTCATTCAGAACCAGCTTTAAGCGGAGGACCGGGAAGAAGCAACTTGTTTGTACTGGCGAATGCGCCTTATGTGACAAAAGAGCAAGATTGGGACATGCTAAAGGAGACATATCAGCAGCATATGAAAACAAAATTAAAGGAAAAGGGTCTCTTTGATATAGATCAGGTGACCGAATATGAAGCGGTTCAAACTCCGCTTGATCTGCAGCAGAAAACGGGCGCATTTCATGGAGCCATTTATGGGATGTCTTCCAACTCATTCAAGCAGGCGTTCTTCCGTATCAATAATCAGTCAAAGGACATTGAAGGACTTTGGTTTGTTGGAGGAACAAGTCATCCGGGCGGAGGCACGCCGATGGTGACAAAATCAGGTCAGCTCGTTGCAGAAGCGATCATCAAGCAATTAACGTAA
- a CDS encoding TerD family protein, translating to MRITNGSKQEKDQAHTFSKIEKVDASHEMIKKHLIKGQKLELTKDNPNIDQIQIGLGWDLAGQPIDLDTQVFLLNEEDKLLSPNHLIYYHQQQSLDGAVRHLGDHQVGGGYRDNEMIIMQLSRVSPDIHKIVVTATIHDAHERKHHFGQVTNAYVHLTDQISQQEICTFQLTEDYSYCTSIICAQLIRDKEEWKIIATGQGTTLDLHDLCRIYGFTS from the coding sequence ATGAGGATAACAAATGGGTCAAAACAAGAGAAAGACCAAGCGCATACGTTCAGTAAAATTGAAAAAGTAGACGCCTCTCATGAGATGATCAAGAAACATCTCATCAAAGGGCAAAAGCTAGAGTTAACAAAAGACAATCCGAATATCGACCAAATTCAAATCGGGCTTGGCTGGGATTTGGCTGGCCAACCAATTGATTTAGATACGCAAGTGTTTCTCTTAAATGAAGAGGACAAACTGTTGTCTCCAAACCATCTGATCTATTATCACCAGCAGCAAAGCTTAGACGGAGCTGTTCGTCACCTTGGTGATCATCAAGTAGGCGGCGGGTATCGAGACAATGAAATGATCATTATGCAATTAAGCAGAGTCTCTCCTGATATTCATAAAATCGTTGTAACAGCCACAATACATGATGCCCACGAGCGCAAGCATCATTTTGGACAAGTGACGAACGCCTATGTGCATCTGACTGATCAAATCTCACAACAAGAGATTTGTACCTTTCAATTAACAGAAGATTATTCGTATTGTACCTCCATCATTTGCGCTCAACTCATCAGAGATAAGGAAGAATGGAAAATCATCGCAACCGGGCAAGGAACTACGTTAGATTTACATGATTTATGCCGCATCTACGGATTCACATCTTGA
- the pckA gene encoding phosphoenolpyruvate carboxykinase (ATP), whose translation MNSVDLKEDLQSLLSLENTHQNLSVPKLVEKILARDEGVLTSTGAVRATTGAYTGRSPKDKFIVKEESSEHKIDWGQVNQPISKEAFDRLYTKVVSYLKERDELFVFEGFAGADERYRMPITVVNEFAWHNLFAKQLFIRPDGSTPSSNEKPFTILSAPHFKADPETDGTNSETFIIVSFEKRTILIGGTEYAGEMKKSIFSVMNYLLPEQDILSMHCSANVGQEGDVALFFGLSGTGKTTLSASASRKLIGDDEHGWSGSGVFNIEGGCYAKCVNLSEEKEPQIYKAISFGSVLENVVLDEETREADYDDTFFTENTRAAYPIEMIDNIVKPSIAGHPSAIVFLTADAFGVLPPISRLTKEQAMYHFLSGYTSKLAGTERGVTSPETTFSTCFGSPFLPLPAHVYAEMLGKKIDEHGAKVFLVNTGWTGGGYGTGKRMNLAHTRAMVQAAIEGDLDNAEMITDDIFGLHIPLHIPGVPDEVLQPSKTWDDQEAYQEKAHFLANEFKKNFQKFSHAASDIEAKGGPLV comes from the coding sequence ATGAACTCAGTGGATTTAAAAGAAGATTTGCAGTCATTGCTCTCATTAGAAAATACGCACCAAAATTTATCTGTTCCGAAACTTGTTGAAAAGATTTTGGCACGTGATGAAGGCGTTTTAACATCAACAGGAGCTGTCCGTGCTACAACGGGTGCCTACACAGGACGTTCGCCTAAAGATAAATTTATCGTAAAAGAAGAAAGCTCTGAACATAAAATTGATTGGGGTCAAGTCAACCAGCCGATTTCTAAAGAAGCATTTGACCGTTTATATACAAAGGTTGTGTCATACTTAAAAGAACGTGATGAATTATTCGTCTTTGAAGGATTTGCCGGCGCAGATGAAAGATACCGTATGCCAATTACAGTGGTGAACGAATTCGCATGGCACAATCTCTTTGCAAAGCAACTATTCATCAGACCTGACGGATCAACACCTTCTTCAAACGAAAAACCTTTCACCATCTTATCTGCACCGCATTTTAAAGCAGATCCTGAAACAGATGGCACAAACTCTGAAACGTTTATTATCGTTTCTTTTGAAAAACGCACCATTCTGATTGGTGGAACAGAATATGCAGGAGAGATGAAAAAGTCCATTTTCTCTGTCATGAACTACCTGCTTCCTGAGCAAGATATTTTATCGATGCACTGCTCAGCAAACGTCGGTCAAGAAGGCGATGTCGCACTATTCTTTGGCCTTTCAGGTACTGGAAAAACGACGCTTTCAGCTAGCGCAAGCCGCAAGCTGATCGGTGACGATGAACATGGCTGGTCTGGCTCAGGAGTCTTCAATATTGAGGGCGGATGCTATGCGAAATGTGTGAACTTAAGCGAAGAAAAAGAACCGCAAATCTACAAAGCCATCAGCTTCGGATCAGTTCTTGAAAATGTCGTGCTTGATGAAGAAACACGTGAAGCGGATTATGACGACACATTCTTCACTGAAAACACACGTGCTGCTTACCCAATTGAAATGATTGATAACATCGTGAAGCCAAGTATCGCAGGACACCCATCTGCCATTGTCTTCTTAACAGCTGATGCATTTGGCGTTTTACCTCCAATCAGCCGTTTAACAAAAGAACAGGCGATGTACCATTTCTTGAGCGGTTACACAAGTAAATTAGCAGGAACTGAGCGCGGTGTTACATCACCAGAAACGACGTTCTCTACTTGCTTCGGTTCTCCATTCTTGCCGCTTCCAGCTCACGTCTATGCTGAAATGCTTGGCAAGAAAATTGATGAGCACGGCGCAAAAGTATTCCTTGTGAACACAGGCTGGACTGGCGGAGGCTATGGTACAGGCAAACGTATGAACCTAGCGCATACAAGAGCAATGGTGCAAGCAGCGATCGAAGGTGACCTCGACAACGCCGAAATGATCACTGATGACATCTTTGGATTACACATCCCGCTTCATATTCCTGGCGTACCAGATGAAGTGCTTCAACCTTCTAAAACATGGGATGACCAAGAGGCTTATCAAGAAAAAGCACACTTCCTTGCCAATGAATTTAAAAAGAACTTCCAAAAATTCAGCCACGCAGCAAGTGACATTGAAGCTAAAGGCGGACCACTCGTATAA
- a CDS encoding lysophospholipid acyltransferase family protein, which produces MKESDKSRSFRRLFSLYLERYLLHKHFRCVMMKGSVDPKENLPVLYLANHSSWWDGLIIFLLTEKASEFDHYMMMEEKQLKQYAFFRKLGAFPVHKENLKSVKHALMTAKENMEDGGAVWLFPQGKIMHQDVRPLELEGGASFLVRQFEQVVVKPVTLQYTFNQFQKPTVSVMFGDDAIVSGSSLRSKDMTCMLGDLLETQLNRHQAQIIADPDFSTNEEFKQITRTSQSTSDAFDSFKKWVKTWRSS; this is translated from the coding sequence TTGAAAGAAAGCGACAAAAGTCGATCGTTTAGACGTCTATTTTCACTTTATCTAGAGCGATATTTACTTCATAAGCATTTCCGCTGTGTCATGATGAAAGGCTCGGTCGATCCGAAGGAAAACCTGCCTGTTCTTTATCTCGCCAATCATAGCTCATGGTGGGATGGTCTGATCATTTTTCTTTTAACAGAAAAAGCGTCTGAATTTGATCACTACATGATGATGGAAGAGAAACAGCTGAAGCAATATGCTTTTTTTCGTAAACTTGGGGCGTTTCCGGTTCATAAAGAGAACTTAAAAAGTGTGAAACACGCTTTAATGACAGCAAAAGAGAACATGGAGGACGGCGGAGCGGTCTGGCTTTTTCCACAGGGGAAAATTATGCATCAGGACGTGCGGCCGCTTGAACTGGAAGGCGGGGCTTCTTTTTTAGTGAGGCAATTTGAACAAGTTGTGGTGAAGCCTGTCACCTTGCAGTATACATTTAATCAATTTCAAAAGCCGACAGTTTCTGTTATGTTCGGCGATGATGCCATCGTATCTGGAAGCTCCCTGCGAAGCAAGGATATGACGTGTATGCTTGGCGATCTGCTTGAAACGCAGTTAAACAGACATCAAGCACAGATCATTGCAGATCCTGATTTTTCAACAAACGAAGAATTTAAACAGATCACAAGGACAAGTCAGTCAACAAGTGATGCGTTTGATTCTTTTAAAAAGTGGGTGAAAACATGGCGCTCTTCTTAA